A region of the Anolis sagrei isolate rAnoSag1 chromosome 4, rAnoSag1.mat, whole genome shotgun sequence genome:
TTCTTTGCTACAAACTCCCCTCCCCAATAGGGAAGCTGGAAAGCTTCTTGATTTTATTTGTCTTTCTTGTTTGATAGTGAGCTTTGATAGGGTTGCCAGCCTCTAGCTTCTGTTTCCTCAACAAGAGGAACATTTCCTGAACATCGCCTCATGAGGGGTAGCAGATGTAGTTTCACATATCAGCTACTAGAAATAACCATTGTATTCTCAAAGAGATTTGCTGATAAGTCCAGAACGGCAAGACCAGAATTAGGCTTGGATGAACATGAATTTATAAGACATGGTGAGCTGGAAATAATTTAATATAGTGCTACTCCATGTGATGGTCTGTGGACAAGTGCTAGTCCACCAACCCTCAGCTGCTAGTCTTGGTAAGATTtcgaggagagaaagaaaattgtTGTAGCCAACAGGCAGAAATATGGTACCACTAGAAAAAAATAACCTCTGATCACCCGTAATAGATAACTTGGGAAACTCTGGGTTGAAGTGCATTATGGGCAGATTGGAGGGGACAATTTAACCTTCCTACACCTCCCAAACTGCTTTGCACCAACTGTTCTCACTATGAAGCATCACAGCTGAAAGTGATTCAGCAGAAACAGGTGGAAAGAAGATGTTTGGGGAGTATAGTATTGACAAGGCATATCCCTTCTTATAGAATTCCCATTCCCTTTTATACTTtaaagccccccacccccaccccacacacagtTGCACAATTTATTGGAATCCTGCACAATTTAAGTTGCATTGGGTTTCATATATGTCTGGGAGAATTAATTTAGATACAATGTGaaacctatatttgcatatgtagggctttataagtgCAAACAGAATCAGCCAAGGTGGAGCAGGCTAGCATTTATCAGGATTGCAAAGAGAGTGGTTTAAACCCTTTTCTGCTTTGATGCACTCCTGAAGAAAATATCCCTTCTGAATTTACTTTGGCCCCAGGGATTGATATTCagtaaagtagaaggcagtaggaaaaagagggagatcaAATTGTAGATagattgctgtgtgccttcatgtgGTTTTAGACTTATTGTTGACTATCATAgaattttctggggctgagagtgtgtgaattgcccaagatcacctagtgagtttccatggctgaacagaaaACTGGACCttgttctccagagttgtagtccaatgctcaaactacacCACCACACTAGCTCTTTGCAGGTGGACACAAACAAGCCATAAATCAAAGTTGATTTGATGGAGTGAACAACAGCTCAGTAGATTTGTGCTTCCTCCTTATTCCATGTATcctatttgcatttttaattcttttcatGTCACCATTTGTCACAACACATGGTGACATAAAAAGAGTTTAAAATGCAAACTACACTTTAAAAGCACCGTAAGCAGCTTCCCTAGGCTGAAAGAATGCACAGTCTACCGAAACTACATCTTCTTGCATCTGCTTAAGATCTACCATCATTAGAATCCCAGTAATTCTTCTGGGAAACATGATGCGCAACAGGGAGTTGACACTATTTCCCAAAACAGTTGTTGAGAAATGTCAGTCATCCAACAGAGATCTGGGATGTTTGTGCACATAGCATACCTACACACCCAGAAATTGGCACTTATGGACTAATCATAGTTTGGGAAAGTTCTGTTTAGACTACATTTCCCTCCCAACCAACGTTGCCACTACTGGCTAGGGGATTCTGTTGAGTTGCATCCAAACAGTACATTTCCTAATATACTCTCTCAACAATCTTATTGAAGTGAGGGAGTTCTTCTCAACTGCATGAATATACCTTGTTTATGCGCCCAGAAAATTTTAATGTATGCATGAAAACACAAATGGCTCTATGGAATGAGACCAAGAAATATTGTGTAAGTACTCTACTGCTGACCCATGGTGCCTTAACACTGCCTTTACTGCCATTGCTTCATCCTGTAAAATTCTAGCTTTCATACTTGAGTGAAGTACTTTAAACTTTCTACTAGAAAGCTCTAATGTTGTCATTCTGGGGGAGTGCATGAATTACCAAACTACTACTGGTAATTCCAAGATTCTAGAGGGAGGAATGTAGCAGTGAAACTGTCATGAAATTTCTATGACTgtgcattgtagatgcacccaaagttttATTTTGCTAGCATGTATTTGATCGAGGATGGAAAAGAGCTCCTAAAAGTTAAATAAAGCTATATAATAAAAACATAGctatttccttttaattattaCGAAAATGttagttttttattgtattttctagGGACAAGAAAGACAGACATATTTTTGATGAGgtgaaaaaatagaaaatattacaAATGTTTTGTGAACCTTTGATTCAGTTTGTTTTTAGTGGTAGGCTGTATTTTTAATCAGTATTTCATAACTTCAGCCTTCTAAATATAATATTTTACTCATGGCTTAAGGAAAATATTCAGCTGTACTAATGTTGAACTGACCCATCTAAAATAGAGTGTCGTAATCCTATGTGCTGTTTTCTCTCTAGGACTTGGTTCTCAAATCAATGGCAATTACAGAAAGTACAATTCGGTAGTTGACCTGAGACCCAAGGGATTTGAAAATTACTTGGATGATGATTACATCCCACCTCCACCATCagttcctcctccacctcctccaccaccaccaccttcagTTGATCTCTCTCTAGCTCCACCTTCCATGAAAGCTCCAGCAGAACCTTCTGTGGATGTACCACCTCCGCCTTCTGTAGCAGCTCCACCCCCACCTCCAATggctccaccacctccacctccaatGTCTCCTTCATCTCTGGCTCCACCTTCATACCAATATTCCAATCTGTCTTCTCCCAGTACTCCATCTCCACCAGactttattcctcctcctcctccagcttttATCGATCGTGCACCTCTTCCACATTCACCACAAATACACACTCCACCTTTCTCAAATGGCGTGTCCAAATGGAAATCTGAGACTGTTCTAAATATCAGGGAACCGGACACTGTTCCCTCCAATCTGAACCGCAATCTGAACCTCAATCCTCCTTTAACCCCTAACCATAAGGAATCACAGTTGCCACATTCCAGCCCAGACCCTAATCTCACTTTCCCTCGATCATTAAAAATACCTCCCCCTACTCCTGTCAGAACATCATCTATTCCCATAGGAGAAAACGAATCCAGTCCCAATGATGAATTGCTCCCTAAAATGGCTCCTCACAGCCGTCCTGCCCTGCCACTGAGTTTTACTGCCTTGCCTGCAGCCGCAGTTCACTCAAAAGGAGAAGCTAGAGGGAAAGTTACTTTGGAGAAGCCCTCCATATTAATCACAGAGTCAGGAAATCCAGATTCTGATGGCTCTCCTACCAGGCCACAGGAGGTACCATCTGCAGAAAAAGCAGAGCTTCCTTTTCAGGAAATtgcatcttctgatgatgatcatgatgatgactGGAAGGAACGGACTAATTTGGACAAACTGAAACATGACCTATCTGCCCTGTTGTCCTCTTCCTGCAAAAAAGAGGATCGTCAGCAAGACAGAACTGTTTCCTCCAAGCCTAAAACTAGCATTACTGATAGCAATCAGGTTATTAGAGATGGATTAAAACAACCTAAGCCTATTGTGAGTGACCCACAGTCAACTCCAGCAAGAGAGAGTGAGAAAAAAGAGAGGACACCATTTAATACACCTTCTCCAAGAAAAGCTTTTACCAGTGATGCCATTTCAACTACAAGGACTAAACCTGCCTCCCCACAAGCAAACGGTGCTATGACATTTAAGGATGAATTGGAAGCCTTGCTCTCTCCAAGCAAGGATGGAGGCCCACCGTTGGCCCTTGCAAATTTGAGACATAATCCAGAAACAAAGAAGCAAGTTACTCTTCAATTTGGTGGCAGTCAGGTCAATGGGGGAGAGGCCAGGCTGTCACATCCCACAGTACATGAGAATAACCCAGCATCAGGAGTGGCAGAGAAAGACCCTAAGACACCTAGCGTCTCTTCTGGTTACTCACTTCCTGACAACATTCAGAAACCTCCAGTATCCCCTCTGAAATTAAAGAATGGACTCTTGAGTCCATCTACACCTTCATCAACCTCTTCTGGAGGGCCATCACCGATACAAACTGCATCTCCTACTGTGGATTTCTCTCTCTTGCAGTACAAGTCACATCGAACTAAGTTTGGCTCAGTGGACAGCTTGGCTTCTGCAGCTTCATCCCAAACTATAGAAGATGGGCCAGTCagcataaataataatgaaaatgtaagggACTTTGCAAGTCCCAGGTCCTCAGTCACATCCACCCTATCTAGGAATGTTGAAGAAGCTGATAGTGAGGTTTTGATTCATCCCGTTACGGGAGAGAAAGTAGAGAGAGGCTCCCCTATGGCTCTGCTCTTAGCTGCACAACAGCGGGCTCAGAGGGGTAGACGTTCTGCTGTTACTTCCCGGCAAAATAGTTACTTATCTGAGAAGCCTCTGCTCAAGTTATCAGAAAAGCTGCACAACAGCAGTCATGCAGAGACAGGCTCATCCAACATTTATTACAGTGATGCCAAGCCCAATTCGATCACAGTTGTACCAAAGTTCCCACAAAAGGAATCCCTGGAAATCTCAGAAAATATTACTGCATCAAACACATATAGTTCTCGCTTAGTTCAAGGTCTACTAGAATCTCAAAACGTGAAAAAACAAGATCCTcaaaacatgccaggaggatCATCTATACATGCTCTTGCTACACCTCCAAAGCACATTGTGAGCAATACAGAGGTTGCGGAAGAAGTGCTTGATTATGAAATAATCCCACCACCACCTGAATTCAGCAATGATGCTGGTGTGGCCCCGATTGAGTCTTCAAATGGAGAAGAAAACCATAAAGACCGCAACATCTCAAGTGAATTTCAGGCCTCAGATAAGAACCTCAGTCACTCAAGCTATGACTATGGAAAGAGTTATTCACAAACATCTAAATCAGTCTTGGAAAACAGTATGAGGCCAAGTGGACACAGCCACCATTATCCAGGTGGGAGCTATTCCTCAACTTATCTCAGTTCCTATTCAAACAGCCGGCCTCTGATCAAGAAGCGCCTTTATATGTCAGAGATAGATGATTCATATGGTAGGCCATCCATGTCCTCTCGCAGTATGAGCACTCCCAATAACTATGGCCACAATACAATGACATACAACTCCCAGGCTGTTGAAGGGATGCAGCGGATCAACTCTACTCACAGGAATGTACCCACCAGCATGCAGGGCAGAAGGGTGTCGGTGGAACTGACACCTGGGAAAATGCTGACTTATAATAATGCCTCCAGTGATGCCAGGTATAAAAGCCAGAGTGGAGAGTATGCCAACAGTGGAGCAGGTGCCAGAAGGTATGTTTCATTTGCCATATTTAGAAGAGGTATGGAGTGAACTATGGGCTACAGAAAAAGGCTGCTAATTAGATACAATCATGCAGGTAGCTGTAGTTTCCACTGTCTGATAACACAGTTAAGAGGGGATCCATAGATTTAAGGGTTTTTTCCCACCTGGGGAAGGTCTTTATAGCATTCACCTGATTCTCAAAGGGGTCCATGGCTCAAAGGagcttaagaaccactggtctggtgGATGGaaggtttctttctcctcccaaTAGTAGTAGGGAAATTCTAGATGGCACTTTTCTGTATCTCACATGTTGTTGATATCCCTAGTGCACCAACTAGAGACCAAGTCCACAGTCCTATGCAGAGTACATACAAACACATTTCAATTTACAAAGCCACATCCCTGTTCAGCTAGGTGACTAGAGATATTAAAATGCCTCCAGATTGCTTCTCCCACATCTGCTcacaaatagcaaaataaaaataagtcaGCCTGAGTTGGTGCTGTCATTACTAAATGGGATACTATGCACATTTTACAATATTCCTGTATTGCAAATATTACAGGTGAATGAGACAGTGGGAGTCTCATTCACCTGAGATATCAGAgtaatacacagagagagaggggggagagagagagaggatctgAACTGCAAGGAAAAGGGAATAGAAACAGGGGAAATGTATTTCTACTGTGTACCTGAGGTTTGTACCTACAGTGACTTAAGGACATTCCAAAATTCCGGGTTATTCAGACATTAGCAAGTGATTGCTGAAGAATCGTTTGCACTGTAGAATATTTTCTTGTATTCGGAATGAAAGCTGAGCATCAGTTTTTCTTATTTAACGTCCCTATCTGTTTGTaatattcattattgtttcaCTGCATTTTgtatactgcattatatgatgaGGGATTTCCATTTTGCTTGATGacattttaattctttttctccccttcagaTCTTCTCATGGGAGTCTGCAATATGGGACAACTGCAAATACTTTCACTGTTAGACCTGGGACAAGACAACCCATTTCTTACTCGCAGCAAGGAGGTCTTCATTGAGGCATACCAAGAGGAACTTGCCATAGCTCTGGCTGAATCTGATGCTACACATCATAAGGCTCATTCTATCTACTTTGTTATGAGCTTCCTTTAACAGTTGTTAAGAGCCTGAAAGCAGTCTTGTTTCCTTCTTATAAACAGACTGGTTGCAAGACTGGATGTAAGTTAAAGTAGGCAAGGGTAAGATTTTAAACTGGCAAACTGGCATTCTACAACTAAGGGCTTCAATGCAGTATAAAAACTAGTGACTTCTATGCAGAATAAAAGTTGTATGATTCAACAGCATATCTAAACTTAAAGCAGACATGTAATTATATAGACTTTCTTCTCTCTAGGGTGAGCTTGGCTAGTAGGTGACTACCTACACCCCTTACCTATGGGAAAACTACATTTTACAACAGCTTCAAGAACTTGCAGCTATACAGCAAATGATACCAAAGAAAGGTTGGATGGCCTCATCCTACAGAGAATCAAGAAACAGCTAAGAGGTCCCAGAAGTAGAAAGAGTGAGCAAAGTCTCCAGGTTTCCAAAGTCTCCAGGTTTCATTAATACTG
Encoded here:
- the C4H6orf132 gene encoding uncharacterized protein C6orf132 homolog is translated as MKKHHSVQGTISRIFGKKHASNNSTSSLFVTNPPWIFTQEVKSDTLASSGEVNGIYYGDNHFDSDSGTATLKARPRVRPLLTFLPLNAQEAHGVAVPTPSVPEGFEDKSSPGLGSQINGNYRKYNSVVDLRPKGFENYLDDDYIPPPPSVPPPPPPPPPPSVDLSLAPPSMKAPAEPSVDVPPPPSVAAPPPPPMAPPPPPPMSPSSLAPPSYQYSNLSSPSTPSPPDFIPPPPPAFIDRAPLPHSPQIHTPPFSNGVSKWKSETVLNIREPDTVPSNLNRNLNLNPPLTPNHKESQLPHSSPDPNLTFPRSLKIPPPTPVRTSSIPIGENESSPNDELLPKMAPHSRPALPLSFTALPAAAVHSKGEARGKVTLEKPSILITESGNPDSDGSPTRPQEVPSAEKAELPFQEIASSDDDHDDDWKERTNLDKLKHDLSALLSSSCKKEDRQQDRTVSSKPKTSITDSNQVIRDGLKQPKPIVSDPQSTPARESEKKERTPFNTPSPRKAFTSDAISTTRTKPASPQANGAMTFKDELEALLSPSKDGGPPLALANLRHNPETKKQVTLQFGGSQVNGGEARLSHPTVHENNPASGVAEKDPKTPSVSSGYSLPDNIQKPPVSPLKLKNGLLSPSTPSSTSSGGPSPIQTASPTVDFSLLQYKSHRTKFGSVDSLASAASSQTIEDGPVSINNNENVRDFASPRSSVTSTLSRNVEEADSEVLIHPVTGEKVERGSPMALLLAAQQRAQRGRRSAVTSRQNSYLSEKPLLKLSEKLHNSSHAETGSSNIYYSDAKPNSITVVPKFPQKESLEISENITASNTYSSRLVQGLLESQNVKKQDPQNMPGGSSIHALATPPKHIVSNTEVAEEVLDYEIIPPPPEFSNDAGVAPIESSNGEENHKDRNISSEFQASDKNLSHSSYDYGKSYSQTSKSVLENSMRPSGHSHHYPGGSYSSTYLSSYSNSRPLIKKRLYMSEIDDSYGRPSMSSRSMSTPNNYGHNTMTYNSQAVEGMQRINSTHRNVPTSMQGRRVSVELTPGKMLTYNNASSDARYKSQSGEYANSGAGARRSSHGSLQYGTTANTFTVRPGTRQPISYSQQGGLH